The genome window CTATTTTAGGAATAGATATAACAGCTATCCCTATGTACAACCTTACCGAAGGTAGATTAGAGATGCATGTTAAAGGAAGAGGAAATGGATATGTATTAGAGAAAAATGGTTATCGTGTTTACATCTCTGGAGATACAGAGGATATTCCTGAGATGAGAGCCTTAAAGAATATAGACAAAGCATTTTTATGTATGAACTTACCTTACACGATGGATATCGACCAAGCGGCAAATGCTGTTCTTGAGTTTCAGCCTAAGCAGGTAATCCCGTATCACTACAGGGGTACAGAAGGGTTTCAAGATGTAGAAAAATTCAAGCAAATGATTGACGATACCAATAGTGATATTAAGGTAACCCTTATGGACTGGTATCCTGTTAAGGCAGAATAACCATTCTAGAATCCATATTTAAAAAGGGAATACTGCCAAAGTTTTCCCTTTTTTTATGTGTTAAATTGTTGGTGTGATCTCTTTAGTACAGAATCAAGTACGGCATCAACTTCTGTTTTAAAATACCACAGAAAGCGAGAATAAAAAACCTATCCAAAAAATACTTCATACATATAACGTCCTGGAACGAAGGTAAAGCCGCCAGCAATCATTAATGCACCAATGTAGAGCAGTATCATTTTAATTTTGTGTTTTTTTACTTGGCCTTTTTTAATCGCTATATAAGCTGTAGGAACTGACCAAAGTGTCAAAAAACTAAACAAATGAATCCACCCGAAATGTCCTAGAACCTGAGGTCCTACCATCGCAGGCATAAATAGAGAAACAGTAGCGGTAATGAGCATGGAAACCATATAATACTTACCTAATGATCTGTGCCATTTAGTTCCCTTACTGAATAATAGCAGGTATCCTCCTACGAAAACACATGGTATTACCGTGATCAGATGCGTATACATCAATGATCTGTACAGGAAAGAGTAATTTTCCATGATTCTAAATTTGAATACAATATAACTGGATTTATTTTAAGAGCTACCATAATTTAACCGTAGCTATGTACTTTGATTGGTAAACTGTCTGTAATCAAAAAACCCTCGAGCGCAGCTGGAGGGTTTTTAAAATGTTAATCAGGTCACGTCCTAAAATAGCGATACACTAAAACCTCAGTGTAATGAAAACCTCAGAAAAAGCGGGTTACGTGAAGCGTACCCAAAAAGATTACTCCGTTTCTTTTAAACTCCAAGTGGTTCAAGAAATGGAACTTGGTGAATTAAGTAGAACTGAAGCTTGTCTTAAATATGGAATACAAGCAAAATCTACTATTAGAGAATGGCTCAGAAAATATGGTAACTTTGATTGGGAAAATCAATTACCAATTACTATGGTAAAGACTCCAGAACAAAAATACTTGAGTTAGAGGCTAAGGTCAAGCTTCTTGAGAAACAAAAGGCGAGAGCAGAGCATCTGGCAGAGCGAGCCGATAAAAAAGTCATCACCTTCGATATGTTGGTTGATATGGCTGAGAAGGAATATGATATTCAGATAAGAAAAAACTACACGCCCGAGTTATCCAAGACTATAAAGAAGAACACAAAGAAACGTTAGTTTCTACCTGTGATTTACTCGGGCTGAACAGACAAGTCTACTATAGAGCACTGAAATCAAAAGCCGATAAACAGTCCATTACACAACAAGTCATAACCTTGGTGCGTGGAGTTCGTAATATCATGCCCAAGCTGGGTACAAGAAAATTATATCATATGCTCAAAATGGAATTATCAATGTTGAAGGTGGGAAGGGACAAGCTCTTTAGAATACTTAAAGCCAATCATCTGCTTATAAAACCTAAAAGAAGCTATCATGTAACCACTGATTCACACCATAGATTTAGAAAACATAAGAATATAGTTAGTAACCTTGATATAAACAGACCAGAACAAATATGGGTAAGCGATATTACCTATGTAGGAACAAGAACAAATCCATCCTATCTAGCACTGATTACAGATGCGTACTCTAAAAAAGTAATGGGTTACAATGTTTGTGAAAGTCTAGCTGTTGACGGCTCGTTACAAGCTTTGGAAATGGCCTTGAATAATAGGGATAGCGAAGAAGAACCCTTAATCCATCATTCAGATAGAGGATTACAATACTGCTCAAATGACTACCAGGCCTTGCTAGGAAACAACAACATAAAAGCTAGTATGACAGAAAAGTATGACCCTTATGAAAATGCTATTGCAGAAAGGATTAATGGTATACTAAAGCAAGAGTTCCACATTGCCCGAAATATTAAAAATCTTGATTTAAAGAAAAAACTAATCAAAAATGCAATCGGAATCTATAATAATTTAAGACCACATTTATCTAACCACATGCTAACACCAAGAGAAATGCACAAGCAAAATAAACTGAAAAGAAAACAGTACAAATCAAAAAAGCTTAACGATGCTAGCATCGTTAAGCTTTAAATCATAAATTTAATCCTTATAATAATCTGTATCGTTTATTTAGGACTAGACATCAGGTTTCTAAAGAATTATATTACCCTATAATCTCATTAAAAGTTTTACTCGGTCTCATGGCAGCTTCTGCTTTAGCAGGATCTGGCAAATAGTAACCACCTATATCCATAGGCTTGCCCTGTACAGCGAGAAGTTCACTAGTAATTTTCTCTTCGTTTTCTACAAGTTTGTTCGCTAATGGCGCAAATTGTGCCGCAAGTTCTTCATCAATATCTTGATCTGCTAGTTCTTGTGCCCAGTAGGTAGCAAGATAGTATTGAGAACCTCTGTTATCCAGTTGATTTACTTTACGGGAAGGAGATTTTCTATTGGTCAAGAATTTCTCTGTTGCTCGTTCCAGTGCATCAGCGATGATCTGCGCTTTTTTGTTTTTATAAGATATAGCAAGATGTTCTAATGAAACTGCAAGTGCTAGAAATTCTCCAAGAGAATCCCAACGCAAATGATTTTCTTGCTCAAATTGTTGCACATGTTTTGGAGCACTACCACCAGCACCGGTTTCAAATAATCCACCACCATTCATTAATGGAACGATCGAGAGCATTTTTGCACTAGTTCCTACTTCAAGAATAGGGAACAAGTCTGTATTGTAATCTCTTAATACATTTCCAGTGACAGAAATCGTGTCTTTTCCATCTTTCATTCTTCTCAGCGTACGTTCGGTAGCTTTTATAGGAGAAGCGATCGTAATATCAAGTCCTTGAGTATCGTAATCTTTAAGATAATGAGTTACTTTTTTGATAATCTGAGCATCATGTGCTCGGTTTTTATCCAACCAGAAAATAGCAGGATCATTAGTTGCGCGAGCTCTTGTAACCGCAAGCTTTACCCAATCCTGAACAGGAGCATCTTTAGTTTGACAAGCTCTCCATATGTCCCCAGCTTCTACAGTATGTTCTAAATATACCATACCATCAGCTGTATCAACTACTTGTACTTTACCGCCAAATGCAATTTCAAATGTCTTATCGTGAGAACCGTATTCCTCTGCTTTTTGAGCCATGAGGCCTACATTAGGAACAGTTCCCATAGTAGTAGGATCAAATGCACCGTTCTTCTTACAGAACTCTATAGTAGCATCATAAACCCCAGCATAAGCACTATCTGGAATAACCGCTTTTGTGTCTTGGGATTTTCCATCTTTATTCCACATCTGTCCAGAATTTCTGATCATAGCTGGCATTGAGGCATCTATAATCACGTCACTAGGCACGTGGAGATTAGTAACACCGTGGTCACTATTTACCATAGCCAGTTGAGGTCTATATTTATACACGTCACGCAGTTCATCTTGAATTTTTTCTCTTTCCAATTCTGGAAGTTCGTGAAGTTTGCTTAATAGATCGCCTAGTCCGTTATTAACGTCTACACCAATTTTATTAAATACACTAGAGTGTTTGTCAAACAGTGGTTTGAAGAATGTTTTTACCGCATGACCAAATATGATTGGGTCGGATACTTTCATCATCGTAGCTTTCATGTGTATAGAAAAAAGAACATCTTTCTCTAAAGCATCGTCTATTTGTTCTTCTAAAAAGTCCAATAAAGCGGATTTGCTCATGTATGTTGCATCTAGAATTTCTCCTTTTAATAAAGAAAGTCCTTTTTTAAGTACATGAACTCTACCTGCTTTATCGATCAATTGTATGTCGACTGTAGTGTCTTTTTTTGTAGTAAAGCTTTTCTCGTTATGAGCAAAATCTCCAACAGTCATTGTGGACACATGAGATTTAGAATCTTTACTCCAAGCACCCATAGAATGAGGATTGTTTCTCGCGTATTGCTTAACAGGTTTAGGAGCACGACGGTCAGAATTACCTTCACGTAAAACTGGATTTACGGCGCTACCTTTTATCTTATTATAACGTGTTTTAGCCTCTTGTTCTTCCTCGGTTACTGGTTCTTCAACATAGTCAGGAATATCATATCCTTTTGCTTGTAATTCTTTAATAGCTTCGATCAGTTGTGGTAAAGAAGCAGATATATTAGGCAATTTGATAATGTTTGCATCAGGTTGCTTTACAAGCTTACCTAATTCAGCAAGTGCGTCTTCTTGTTTTTGACCTTCCTTTAATCTTTCTGGGAAAACAGTAAGAATTCTACTGGCAAGTGAGATATCTCTGCTTTCAACATCAATTCCTGCAGAAGCGATAAACTTTTTAATGATAGGTAAGAAAGAAGATGTTGCTAAGGCTGGTGCCTCATCTGTTTTAGTATATATGATCTTGGGTTGATCTGACATGATGAATTGGATTTTAATTTGTAATAAAACGATAGGATACTGCATCGTTTACGATCTATTTGATCAGCCTGCAAATATAAAGAAATGAGGCTATTTTTGAAAGATTTTCACTCAGGCTTAGCACTTAAAGTGTCAATTTTTGAAAGAAACATCTCCTATCAATAAATAAGTCTATAAAACCTTATCGCATAAAAAAAGCTGCCCGATTTGGACAGCTTTTTTTATGCAATTGAAAAGGATTACTTTCTGCGCGCTTCTTTGATACGTGCTTTCTTTCCAGTAAGTTCTCTGAAGTAGAAAATACGTTTTCTACGTACAGCTCCTTGTTTGTTTATTTCTATTTTTTGAAGAGCTGGAAGGTTGATAGGGAAGATACGCTCAACACCTATGCCACCAGACATTTTTCTTATAGTAAATGTTTTTGATAAACCAGTACCTCTTAATTGAAGAACAACTCCACGGAAGAACTGTATACGGCTTTTTTCCCCTTCTTTGATCTCATAAAATACAGTAATAGTATCTCCAGCTGAGAATTTAGGAAAATCTTTTTTTTCTATGAATTCGTCTTGTACGAATTTTACTAATTGTTCCATGTTACTAGGAATTAATTTATTTAAGTAATTTACTAACGTTCACGATTATCGTCAGAGGTTAATTTTTACGAGTTGCAAAAATACAACCTTGTAGTAAACTGACAAATAAAATAAGAAGTTTTTAAAAGGGCTTACCTGATAATCAGTTTTTTCACAAAATTGGAGGAGTTAGTACTTACTCTGAGAAAATACATTCCAGTACTGAGCTTAGAAACATCAAAGGTTTGTACATCACTGTTAATGCTTCTTTTTGCATTATACACTTGTTTACCCAAGGAGTTGATGATGGTTAGATTCAAATCGTTACTTGTAGAGCTGGAGAAGGTAAGTTTTAAATAACCGTCTTTTACTGGATTTGTAAGGATCGTGAGTTTTTCCTTTTCTTTTTGAATAGGTGTGGTAACAACGGTATTATTAACACTATCTTGAAAGATAGCAGTACTGAAGGAAAACGTAAAAACGCTTAGTAATAAAAAGAGTAAAGTTTTTCTCATAATAATATTGTCTTGTAAAGTTAAAACTTTTTAACCAATTATCAGTGTTAATCTTCGCTTAAAAGGTCAGGCCTTCTTTCTTGTGTTCTTTCAAAGGCTTTTTCTTCTCTCCATAACTCTATGGCGCCAAGGTTACCACTCAATAATATCTCAGGAACTTTATGTCCTTTATAGTCTGCCGGACGGGTGTAAACAGGTGGAGCCAGTAATCCGTCTTGGAAACTATCGGTCAATGCACTAGTCTCATCACTAATCACGCCAGGAATTAATCTGATCAAGGCATCACATAAAACAGCAGCTCCTAGCTCGCCTCCTGACAGTACATAATCACCTATGGAGATTTCTTTAGTAATATAAAGGTCACGCACCCGTTGGTCGATTCCCTTATAATGCCCACATATAATCATGATGTTTTCTTTAAGGGATAAATGGTTAGCCATTCCTTGATTTAAGGTTACACCGTCTGGAGTCATATAAATCACCTCGTCGTAATCTCGTTCTCCCTTCAGTTCGTGGATCATCTTATCCAATGGCTCAATCATCATGACCATTCCTGCGCCACCACCGTACTGATAATCGTCTACTTGATTGTATTTATTAAGTCCGAACTTTCTTAAATTATGCATGTGCACTTCTACAAGACCTTTTTCAATGCTTCGTTTTAAAATGGAAGCTTCAAAAGGACTTCTTATCAATTCGGGTAATAAGGTGATGATATCTATGCGCACGGTACTTGTTTTATAGCAAAGTTAAGCCAATTGATAGAGGTATAGGTTAGAAATTAAAAGTTGTTAACGATCAATAACTGATGTTTTATAAATACGAAGCGCCAAATTCTAAAATTGCCAATTAGTCGCTCGACGCCGCGCTTTTAGATTCTTGATTGTCTATTTGAGAAAAATCCCTTATCTCTATATCACAAAATTGCCGATTCTCATGGAAGGCTGCGCCTATGAATTTTTGACAGACGTTTTTTAAGCGCTAAACGCTATTATCCAAATCTCAAATTCTAAATATCTTTTTAAACCTTGCACTTTCTTTTTGCGTAATACTTCATAAGTGACACTAAATTTTCAAATCTAACAAACGATCAGCTCCAGTCACTTTCTTCAATCTCAAATATCTCTAATACGTTTACTTGAAAAACGCTAGCCATTTTTAAAGCAAGTAGTGTAGATGGTACATACTTTCCTTTTTCTATCGTATTGATGGTCTGGCGGCTTACTTGAATTTTATCAGCGAGATCTTGTTGTGTTAGATCATTCATAGCACGCAATACTTTTAATTTATTCTTCATGACTCGCCGTTTTAAGTTGGTGTTTTTTCCATTCAAACCGAATAATGAAAAATAACAATAAGGTAAATACATTAAAAACAGTCATCATAAGCATATCAAAATCGGCCAAAAAGAATAAGGATAATATCAATATGGAATAATTAAAGTAAATAGCCCATATCAAAGAGCTTTTTCTGATATCGCTTATCAATTCATCTTCAATACGTTCTTTAGAGAACCCAAACATCAATCCGCCGATAATGATAGATAAAATGATAAGGTGTATACTAATATTTGTTTCTACCATCTGAAAATACTGTCGCTCAGAAAAAAGAGGATTAGTCATAATTACAGGCATTCTGATGTCTAGAAAAGATAATTCCACATCAACATTAAAAAACAACCCCATTATAAAAAGGGTAAAACCAACTATAAATAAGAGCAGACCTGCTTTTTTATACTTGTTCGGAAATAAATAATTTTTCATAATACGTAGCATTTAGGAATTTAAATGTACAATAAATTTGATTATAAGTAAATTAAACCATACAAAAAGTAAAATAAGATTTACAATACAAGGTTTTAAAAAATCACTAATTAACTATGTCACTAGTTTAACAACTATTAAAATAGTTTGATAACTATAATAATAGTTATATATTTGGAATGGTACCAAGCAAACTTAAAAATCATGAAAACAAAAAATATTTCATTCAGCATTATATTTTTTATGGCTTTAGCCTCATGCATTCAATTTGAAAAAGAGGGATTAATAGAATCTGAAACTGCTGTAACGGCATTTAAGGTGAAAGCCGAAAATTTAGATGAATTGAAAAATTTTGATTGGCAAACTGTAAAAGAAATGTTTAAAGAAAATGATGAGGATCAAGAAATTACTTTGGAATTTGAATTTGTCAATAATTCTCAAATCGTTACATCAAAAAAGAGACTAGATAATTTCACTTTTAAATTAACTGGAAAAACATCTCATATAGATAACATGACTTCTAAGCTTAAAAGGATGATTGATAAAATTGCCGATATAGAAGTGGAAGAAGTACAGATAACCATCAAAGTGTAGGTCTTTAAAAAGATAATTGCTCTAGAAAAGCACTTTTAACTTCAAATAATAAGTAATAAATAATAATACATACCATCATGGACAAATTAACGCAAAAAGAAGAAGAGGTAATGCAGGCACTGTGGAGCCTGGAGAAAGCCTTTGTTAAAGAAATCGTTCCCCAATTAGAGGGTGCTAATCATTACAATACTGTTTCTACTATTGTTCGTAAGCTGGAAGAGAAGGGGTATGCAGCTCATGAAGCATTTGGAAAGACGCATCGTTATTTCCCTGTGGTCGAAAAAGAAGCCTATCGCAACAAGTTTGTCAATAATGCGATGACCAGTTACTTTAATGATTCTTATAAGAACATGGTTTCCTTTTTTGCCAAAGAAGAGAAAATAAGCGCGACCGACTTACGCGAGATTTTAGAAATGATAGAATCTAAAGAGAAATAAGATGGAAACAGCTCTAGAATACCTTTTAAAAAGCGCCGGAGTACTTAGTATCTTCGTACTTATCTATCATTTTCTGTTGCGCAGACTGACCTTTTTCAATACTAACCGCTGGTTTTTACTATCAGGAATTGTGGCAAGTATCCTTTTCCCTTTTGTAGAAATTACTCAAACCGTTTACCTAGAGCAGCCAGAGCAACTCACCTATTTACCGCAACAACTGTCAACTTCCATGGCCATGATATTGCAGCAAACTCCAGTGGAGTCCACACATCCATACGATTATGCTTTGTTAGCCTTTTACATTTACGCAGCTATTTCTCTATTTTTTCTTGGTAAAATGCTTGTAGAACTGAGCTCGCTAAGAAGTTTAATTAAAGCTGGAAACAAGACTCGATCTGGTAAATTTATGATGGTGACGCTTTCGCGAAAGCTGACACCTTTCAGTTTCTTTAACTATATATGTTATTCTCAAGAAGATCAAAATACACCAGAATTAGATTTAATTCTCGATCATGAGAAAGTCCATGCAAGAGAATGGCATTCTATAGACCTACTGCTATCGCATGTTTTTAAAGCTCTATTCTGGATCAATCCGCTGGTGTGGGTATTAAAAAGGCAAATAGGAGAAAATCTAGAATTTATAGCCGACTCAAAGGCCGCAACTCAAAATACCACAGGAATGAGCTATGAGCGTACTTTATTAAGCGCCGTTGCCAGCTATAAACAGCCAGCACTGGCAAATAATTTCTTTACTCCTTTTATTAAAAAGCGAATTCTTATGTTACAAAAAGAAGCCTCAGCAACATGGAATGTCTATAAATATGCCTTGATATTGCCCGTAATCGTGATTTTCCTTTACAGTTTTAATGTGGTGGAAGAGATTGAATATGTGGAAAATACCAAAACACGAATGGTCCATCAAAAGGATTCTAAATTTGAGGAATTAGTTTTTGATATTACTAGTAAAACTGATGATAAACAGTTAGAAAAGTATAGAAAGCTCATAGAGTCTAAGATGGATTACCAATTGAGGTTTGATGACTTAGATAGAGATGTAAACGATCTTTTGAAAAAAATGAGTGTGTCTGCAAAGTTTCCTGATAGAGAATGGGAAAAAGGTTTTACCGTGTTGCTTACCGATAAGGATTTGATTCTATTAATGGCTTACCCTGATAAGATTTCCTTGCATATTCCAAAAGATAAAATCACACTATCAATAGATCAAAATGGAAGTAAAGTACTCGTGCCGGAAACGGATCTTTATGGAGATGCACCGGAGGTTACAGAAGAAGCTACAAAACCAATCGTAGATTTTGATCATAGCATTACTTTTAAAATAGATGCAACATCTACAAAAGAATATCTCGATGAAAAGAAGGCGTATTTAAAAAAGGAATATAAGGTAGATTTTGACTACAGTAGATTGAAAATAAAAAATGCAAAGGTCGTAAGAATTAAAATTACGCTAGACGATAATGATGGCTATACCAGTTCCCAATCCTATTCTAATGATGACGGAATACCTGAAATATGTGTGACAGGAGTTATTAAAGAAGATTCTCAGTCATGGAGTATGGGTGCTTGTAAGGCTAATACTCCTCGTGAATCTTATTCCTTACCTAGTAGGGTAAGTTATTCGGTATCCAAAAACGCTTCTTCCATTGATATGGATAGTTTAATGAAGCAGGTGAAGGAGCAAATTAAGAACATCAATCTAGAGGAACTACATCTAGATTTGCAAAATATCCAGATGGATATTATTCTTAAAGAGGCATCTATTCAAATGAAAAATCTCGACATAGATTCTTTACAAAATGAATTGCAAATTCAATTTAAGAAGATGAACATGGATTCGTTGACGAATACGTTAAAGATGTTCCATTTTAAAAATCCACAAACAGCGCATGCTTTTGAAAATGGTATTTCTACTAGACCCACTACAGCCGCTCAAATCAAACAAGGTTTAGGAAAAAACCCACCTCTTACGATTGTTGATGGAAAAGAAATGGAGGAGGAAGAATGGAAGTTAATACATCCAAATTTTATTGAAAGCATAACCGTTTTAGAAGATAGTGCCGCCACTATAAAATATGGAGAGAAAGGAAAAAATGGGGTTATGCTTATAAAAACGGCCTCAGGAAAACAGAAAGAACTAGAAGAAAGAAGGTTTTATGTTCAGGGCAAAAGAAAATCTTTGGATTCTGTAAAACAAAAAATGTATATAACAAGAGATTCTCTTCTAGTAAACAGATCTGAGGAAATGGAGGAGCGACGAGCGCAAGCCTTATTGAAAAGAGAAGAGACTATGGCTGACAGATTTGAAAATGTCACAATTGACTTTCTAACTGATCATAAAGGTCATGGTCGCCTTGCTACAGATAAAAAGGAAACTTTTTACATCACAGACATGTCTAAAGAAAGTTTTGAAAAGTTTCAGAAACAGCTAGAAAAAGCAGGACATACTTTTAAATTAATTACCCACCACATGAAAAGTGATCGATTGGTGAAATTGAAATATAAAATAAACGGTTCTCAGCATACCTATGAAACTAATAAAGGAATAAAGGAACTTCAGATTAAATTTATGAAAGGTGAAAAAACCCCCACAATAACTACTATTCCTTATTAGAAAATATAGATTTTTACTAGGATTATCCACAAAACCCATTCTAAATATTCAGAATGGGTTTTGCGTTTTATTAATACAGTTCGAGCTTTCAAAACCTTACATTTGAGCTATGAAGAAAGAAGTATTCAAAATCCTGTCTAAAATCAATAAAGCAGTTTTACCCAGCTTTACAAAAAGAAGACTAGACCTTGCAAAAGCAAGTAGATTGCAAATGGCAGTTTTTGGGTACAAATTATGGGTAACTAAAAACTCGCTAGACTAATGTTTTGTAATATACCAGATCAATTAGGTAGAATGATCTCGCTTGATCAACTACCAGAACGCATCATATCTTTAGTACCCTCTCAAACAGAATTATTAATAGACTTAGGTCTGGAAGATAGGCTTGTGGGACTTACCCGTTATTGTATACATCCAGCTGGATTGATAGATAAAAAAAAGGTTGTAGGAGGTACTAAAAAAATAGTAGAATCTCGTATTTTAGAATTACAGCCAGATCTTATTATTTGTAATCGAGAAGAAAATACACCTGCCATCGTTTCCTTTTGTGATCATATTGCACCTACTTATGTTTCTGATATCGATAACTTAGAACAAGCACTAGAAATGATAGCTGATCTAGGCGAGATCACAGGATCCAAATTCAAAGCAAAATCATTGATCAGAAATATTTCCAGTTCTTTTAAGACCTTAAAAAAACCAGAGCTAGATCATAAAGCCTTGTATCTTATTTGGAAAAAACCTTATATGAGTGTTGGAAAAGGTACTTTTATCAATGACATGCTTGAGAAAGCGGGATTTATAAATGCTGCTCAAGACTTTGTCAGATATCCAGAACTAGATGTGGATGCCATGATCAAGCTTCAACCAGAAGCTGTATTTTTATCCTCAGAACCTTACCCTTTTACTGCTGATGATATCGCCGAGTTGAAACTAGCATTTCTTACAGCTCCATCGCAAAGCCCGATTAAACCAAACGTCATTCCAGACTTTAAGGTAGTTGACGGTGAGTTGTTTTCTTGGTATGGATCAAGGTTATTAAAGACTCCAGAGTATTTACAAAGCTTACAGCCTAAGAAAAGCGATTTGACTTTTTAAGACAACACTTTTCTATATTTCCTGTAACTTTGAGTTTATAACTGATACAAATCAATTAAAGAATTATAAAATGAAAAAAATAAGCGGATTAGGTATTGCAGCAATTATAGCAGGATTGTTAGTTATTTACGGCATCTATTGGTACAACAGTACTATAGGGACTAATGAAGGAGTAACGAGTTCCTGGGCAAATGTAGAAACTACCTATCAAAGGCGTAATGACTTGATTCCTAATATTGTTGCGACGGCTAAGAAGTATGCTGAGTTTGAACAAGAAACTTTGATAGGAGTGATAGAAGCACGCTCTAATGCTACGTCTATCAAAGTGGATGCCTCTAAACTCACAGCAGAAAATATAGCGGCTTACTCTAAAGCGCAAAGTGCGGTCAGCACAGGATTGGGGAGACTGCTAGCCACCTATGAAAACTACCCTGATCTCAAAGCAAACGAAAATTTCAAGGAATTAATCAATGAGTTAAGCCGTTCTGAAAACAGAATTAGTGTTGCCAGAACACGATATAACGATGCTGTAAAAGTTTATAATGTAAAGATCAAACGCTTTCCAGGAAATTTAATGGCAGGTGTTTTTGGTTTTGATGAAGCGGCATTTTATAAGGCAGATGAAGGTGCAGAAAAAGCACCAGATGTAGACAACTTATTAGGAAATAATTAAGGATGGCAGTTAAAGTAGAGGACTTTCTCACCGCTTCACAAGAGCATGCTATTATAGAAGCCATACGTCAAGCAGAATTGCTTACGAGTGGAGAAATACGCGTGCATCTGGAATCCCAATGCAAAGAGCCTGTGAAACGTGCCCAAGAATTATTTCATTTGCTTAAAATGGATAATACTAAAGAAGAAAACGGAATTCTCTTTTACGTGTCTGTAGATGATAAAAAGTTTGCTTTGATAGGTGATCGCGGTATTCACGCTCGAGTAGGAGATGATTTTTGGAGTGCTGTTAGAGATGAGGTTTTGTCTCGTTTTCGTGAAAGCGAGTTTCAAAACGGACTCATCGCAGGAATAGAACTAGTAGGTGAAAAACTCGCTGCCTATTTCCCATGGGATACGGATGATACCAATGAACTTTCTGACGAAATATCTGTAAGCTGATGAGGTATTTTTTATACATATTTGTAGTTTTTATAAGCTGTTTTAACTTTGCTCAAGCACAGTTTGACATTCCTAGTCGTCCTTCAGATAGGAAACAAGTTTTTGTTTACGATTATGTAGATATATTGCCTAAGGCACAAAAGGAAGCGCTTAACCTCAAATTAAAACGATATGCTGATACGACCTCTACACAAATTGTATTTGCCATTATAGATAGTGCTAACGGGGAAGAACTGGATGCACTAGGAGCAAAGTGGGGAGAATCATGGGGTATAGGTCAGAAAGATGCAGATAATGGTATTTTACTAATTCTCGCAGTTAAAGATCGCAAAGTAGATATCAATACAGGTTACGGTATTGAATCTAGGTTATCTGATTCTGATGCAGAACGTATCGT of Nonlabens sp. Ci31 contains these proteins:
- a CDS encoding BlaI/MecI/CopY family transcriptional regulator, which produces MDKLTQKEEEVMQALWSLEKAFVKEIVPQLEGANHYNTVSTIVRKLEEKGYAAHEAFGKTHRYFPVVEKEAYRNKFVNNAMTSYFNDSYKNMVSFFAKEEKISATDLREILEMIESKEK
- a CDS encoding TPM domain-containing protein, yielding MRYFLYIFVVFISCFNFAQAQFDIPSRPSDRKQVFVYDYVDILPKAQKEALNLKLKRYADTTSTQIVFAIIDSANGEELDALGAKWGESWGIGQKDADNGILLILAVKDRKVDINTGYGIESRLSDSDAERIVNRVLVPNFRSKNYYAGLDQGADAIFQGLQGEFKGSAAASDRIPWSFLLIIGVFLLVVILNLRNKNKGGGDSGGRNSNSSLLDIIVLSSLGRGGFGGGGSSGGGFGGGFGGGGFGGGGAGGSW
- a CDS encoding SsrA-binding protein, with product MKKEVFKILSKINKAVLPSFTKRRLDLAKASRLQMAVFGYKLWVTKNSLD
- a CDS encoding ABC transporter substrate-binding protein; protein product: MFCNIPDQLGRMISLDQLPERIISLVPSQTELLIDLGLEDRLVGLTRYCIHPAGLIDKKKVVGGTKKIVESRILELQPDLIICNREENTPAIVSFCDHIAPTYVSDIDNLEQALEMIADLGEITGSKFKAKSLIRNISSSFKTLKKPELDHKALYLIWKKPYMSVGKGTFINDMLEKAGFINAAQDFVRYPELDVDAMIKLQPEAVFLSSEPYPFTADDIAELKLAFLTAPSQSPIKPNVIPDFKVVDGELFSWYGSRLLKTPEYLQSLQPKKSDLTF
- a CDS encoding TPM domain-containing protein; this translates as MAVKVEDFLTASQEHAIIEAIRQAELLTSGEIRVHLESQCKEPVKRAQELFHLLKMDNTKEENGILFYVSVDDKKFALIGDRGIHARVGDDFWSAVRDEVLSRFRESEFQNGLIAGIELVGEKLAAYFPWDTDDTNELSDEISVS
- a CDS encoding M56 family metallopeptidase, which translates into the protein METALEYLLKSAGVLSIFVLIYHFLLRRLTFFNTNRWFLLSGIVASILFPFVEITQTVYLEQPEQLTYLPQQLSTSMAMILQQTPVESTHPYDYALLAFYIYAAISLFFLGKMLVELSSLRSLIKAGNKTRSGKFMMVTLSRKLTPFSFFNYICYSQEDQNTPELDLILDHEKVHAREWHSIDLLLSHVFKALFWINPLVWVLKRQIGENLEFIADSKAATQNTTGMSYERTLLSAVASYKQPALANNFFTPFIKKRILMLQKEASATWNVYKYALILPVIVIFLYSFNVVEEIEYVENTKTRMVHQKDSKFEELVFDITSKTDDKQLEKYRKLIESKMDYQLRFDDLDRDVNDLLKKMSVSAKFPDREWEKGFTVLLTDKDLILLMAYPDKISLHIPKDKITLSIDQNGSKVLVPETDLYGDAPEVTEEATKPIVDFDHSITFKIDATSTKEYLDEKKAYLKKEYKVDFDYSRLKIKNAKVVRIKITLDDNDGYTSSQSYSNDDGIPEICVTGVIKEDSQSWSMGACKANTPRESYSLPSRVSYSVSKNASSIDMDSLMKQVKEQIKNINLEELHLDLQNIQMDIILKEASIQMKNLDIDSLQNELQIQFKKMNMDSLTNTLKMFHFKNPQTAHAFENGISTRPTTAAQIKQGLGKNPPLTIVDGKEMEEEEWKLIHPNFIESITVLEDSAATIKYGEKGKNGVMLIKTASGKQKELEERRFYVQGKRKSLDSVKQKMYITRDSLLVNRSEEMEERRAQALLKREETMADRFENVTIDFLTDHKGHGRLATDKKETFYITDMSKESFEKFQKQLEKAGHTFKLITHHMKSDRLVKLKYKINGSQHTYETNKGIKELQIKFMKGEKTPTITTIPY
- a CDS encoding LemA family protein, encoding MKKISGLGIAAIIAGLLVIYGIYWYNSTIGTNEGVTSSWANVETTYQRRNDLIPNIVATAKKYAEFEQETLIGVIEARSNATSIKVDASKLTAENIAAYSKAQSAVSTGLGRLLATYENYPDLKANENFKELINELSRSENRISVARTRYNDAVKVYNVKIKRFPGNLMAGVFGFDEAAFYKADEGAEKAPDVDNLLGNN